The genomic DNA GCGGCCCACTTGGTGGAGAAAAAAATCGGACCCACCACGGCCGCGGTGTTCCCCTGCGACCACATCATCACCGGCCGCGAGCAGTTCAATCTTGCGGTCGAAACATGCCTGAAAGCCCTGGAAACCGAAGATCTCATCGTAACGATCGGCGTCAAACCCCGCGGCTTTGAAACCGGTTTCGGATACATCCGCAAGGGCAGGAAATTGGCCACGGTGAACTCAATTCCGCTCTTCCGGGGGGAACGTTTCGTCGAGAAACCGGACCGCAAGCGCGCCGAGGCCTTCGTCCGATCGAAACAGTACGTCTGGAACGCCGGCATGTTCATCTTCAGAACCCCCACCATGCTGGCCGCCTTCAAGAAACACCTGCCCAAACTCTACAAGCTCCTCTCGCCCCTTCCCCATCCGCCGTCCGCCGACCAGATCCGCGCGCTTTATGAAAAGTGTCCGTCCGATTCCATCGACTACGCCGTGATGGAGAAATCGAAAAACATCGCCGTCTATCCGGGGAATTTCGTGTGGAGCGACGTGGGAAGCTGGAGCGCCCTGGAAAGATTCTTCGAAAAGGATGCCAGCGGCATCGCGGCCAAAGGGCGCGTCGTCCAAATCCAGAGCAAGGACTGTTTCGTATTCAACACCACGCGTCTTGTCGCCCTCGTCGGCGTGGAGAACCTCCACGTGGTGGAAACGGACGACGCCATCCTCATCTGCCGGAGGGATCTCGACCAGAACATCAAACCGGTGGTGCACGCGTTGAACGACAAGGGATGGAAGGAGTTCGTTTAGTGGGTGGGGCGGACGTCCAATTCGGAACCGACGGCTGGCGCGGCATCATCGCGGACAATTTCACGTTCGAGCGCGTCGACCGCGTCGCCCGCGCGATCACGCGTTTTCTGCTCCAGGAAAAAAAGAGCCGCCCCGCCCCGGTTGGCGGCAGCAAGCCGGCTGCGGCACGACCGAGCCACCCTGGCGCCGTGGTCATTGGATACGACACGCGCTTCCAGTCCGATCGCTTCGCGGAATGCGCAGCTCAAGCCGCCGCCGCCACGGGCGCGAAAGTTCTCCTGGCCGACCGTTTTGTCACCACCCCCATGGTCTCCCTCGCCGTCAAGCGCCTCGGCGCGGCTGGCGGTATCGTGGTCACCGCCAGCCACAACCCACCGATCTACAACGGCCTCAAAGTGAAAGCCTCCTACGGCGGGCCTGCCATCGGCAACATGATCCAGAAAATCGAACTGAACTACGCTCGGATGCCCAAGCGCCCCCCCACAAAGCCCGGGGTTGCCCCGATCAAATTGATCGATCTTACTAATGTTTATGCCGATTACCTAAACGAAGTCATCCAGTGGGAACCCATCAAGAAGCTCAGCCTGCGCCTAGCCGTGGACTATATGTACGGTGCCGGCCAGCGGTATTTCTCGCGCTTCGTTCAGGGGCATGTTTCCGAGGTGATCGAACTTAGGGCCGATTGCAACCCGGGGTTCAATGGAGTGGCGCCGGAACCCCTGGAACACAAATTGGAGACCCTCAAGAAGACCGTTGTGGAGCACCGGCTCGACGCGGGGTTCGCGTTCGATGGCGATGCCGACCGGATTGCCGCGGTGGACGATCTCGGGCGATACGTCGATTCCCATCGCATCTTCGCCCTGCTCCTCGAATACCTCTGGAACCACAAGAAAATCCGTGGGAAGGTCGGCAAAACCTTTTCTTCCACGTCCATGGTGGACAAGATTGCGAAAAAACTGGGGGCAACCGTCAAGGAGACCCCGATCGGGTTCAAACACATCTGCGAACAGATGCTCAAGGACGACGTCTTCATCGGCGGCGAGGAAAGCGGCGGCGTGGGCATGAAGCACCACATGATGGAACGCGACGGCTTCTTCTGCGCTCTCCTCCTCCTGGAGTACAGCGCCATCTCGGGGCGGAAACTGAGTCAGCTGGTGGACGACCTCCATAACCGCTTCGGGCCGCATCACTTCACCCGGGAAGACGTCCATTGGCAGAAGCTCACCGTCCCCCGCGAACGGCTCTACGCCTCGCTCAAGAAGAAGCTGGGCACCCAGATTGCAGGCCGAAAGATCGAGCGCATGGACGACATGGACGGCCTGAAGGTCTTTTTCGACAACGGCGATTGGCTCTTGTTTCGCTTTAGCGGTACCGAGCCAACCCTACGAATATACGCTGAAATGTCACAGCCTTCTCAGCTCACAGAGTCGATCGCCCAGGCGAAGGTAATCGTCGCCAAGCTCTAGTCCTCCGCCGCCGGCCCCGCCCTTTTCAAGCCCCCCAAAACGGCGTACCATATACCCATGGCATTCCATCTCGCCGACGTGAATGACCTGCGCTTGGTTCTTCCCCGAATGGCCGCCCCCGTCAGCCAGGCCGTCGAGATGCCCATCCGGGCCGTTGCGGGCGTAAAGAACTCCTCCCCACAGTCTTCCGCGCCACGGCTGGAGACAGGTGAAGCCGCCGACAAGCCCCGGCGCCCCGTACGCGTGGGGCTCAGGTCCATTTTTGACATGCTGGCTCAGGACGAACTCCACGATCTTATCAACATCGCGAACGCCCAGTTCCGGAACGGCAACCTCGCCTCCGCGGCCAACATGATTCGCCGTGCCCACCGGTTGGTGAACCGCCCACCGGAAGACCAGGAGGAGAGCATCCAAGGACTTCCATCCCCCTATGAGGATGAAGAGGATGCCCAGTCCGCACCGGAGTCGTCCTATCTCACCCGCGAAGGCGCGAATGCCACCGTGCACAGCCGGCTGCAAACCGCCGCCCCGTTCGACTTCCCCGAATTCGACGACGCCGCCAAGGCCACCCTATGGCGCTCCACGCAGGAGTTCATGACCGTCCAGCCCCCTTCGGCCGGCATACAAGTCAGCCTCTACATCTGATCCCGCCTCTCGCCTTGCGCCCTGCGCCATGACATCGGATCGATGAGACCCACCACCATCGGCTTGGATTTCGTCGAGACTCTCTATTCCGTGGACACTCAAAATCTGCCTGAAGTCGAATTCGGCGGACGTCCCTTCAGGAGCACCATACCCCTGACGTTCGAGTTGGTGAGGGCTCAGGCCCGCGATCTCACCCTGGATCGTTACTGCCAGGCCGTGTTCGAGGCGTACCGGGATGCCGAAGTGGAACGCGAGGCGACCTCCAGGGAGATTTTATCCGACGACATCTACAGAAAGATCGTGCGCTCCGTCCTCCCGGCGGGAACGGCCGAGGATCTTGCCTTGGAGGTCGGCCGGCTCCATAGAACCCATCTCGCCACAGCACTGGTCCTCCCCCGGGAGCACGTGGCCATGCTGAAACAGCTCCGGGAAAGATTCGCCCTTGGGGTCATCTCGAACTTCGACTCAACCTCAGTAGTGGAAACGGTGCTTCGGCGGGACGGGATCGCCGACCTCTTTGCGGCCGTCGTCATCTCGGCGGAAGTCGGCTGGCGCAAGCCCCACGCCAGGATATTCCAAACTTTCACCGATCGGCTCGGTGTCGAGCCGTCGGAAGTGCTTTTTGTCGGCGATCACTACCGATACGACGTCGTCGGCGCCCGGAAGGCCGGAATGCAGGCGGTATGGCTCGGCAAGAGCGGCGACCACGGCATGCCCCCGGAATCGGACCGTGCATCCACTCTGGCTGCGCTCACTGAATTGCCCGCCTACATCGACTCGCTCTCGTAATCCATGGACAATTTCATAGGAGGCCCCATGAAACATCTTGTTCGCAACATCCTTGTCGCCCTGCTCCTCGCAACCCCCGCGTGTTCCCGAGGCTCCCGCAGACTTCCGGCATCACACGAAGCCCTTCAGGGCCAGATCCAGGAACTATGCACCGCCGCCCTGGAGCACCTCGACCGGAATCGCATGCCCATGCAGAAGTATCTTTCCCCGCTTGACCAAGGCGTGAATTACGTGCTCATCCACAAGGGTGAATTGTCACTGGAT from Nitrospirota bacterium includes the following:
- a CDS encoding mannose-1-phosphate guanylyltransferase, producing MTPWRGGRPQAIILAGGQGQRFWPLSRVDRPKQLLNIFGGVTLLRSTYERLKFIFGPENIWLVTLERYKNAIPVQLPEVPPDQILLEPFGRNTAPSIALAAHLVEKKIGPTTAAVFPCDHIITGREQFNLAVETCLKALETEDLIVTIGVKPRGFETGFGYIRKGRKLATVNSIPLFRGERFVEKPDRKRAEAFVRSKQYVWNAGMFIFRTPTMLAAFKKHLPKLYKLLSPLPHPPSADQIRALYEKCPSDSIDYAVMEKSKNIAVYPGNFVWSDVGSWSALERFFEKDASGIAAKGRVVQIQSKDCFVFNTTRLVALVGVENLHVVETDDAILICRRDLDQNIKPVVHALNDKGWKEFV
- a CDS encoding phosphoglucomutase/phosphomannomutase family protein, which codes for MGGADVQFGTDGWRGIIADNFTFERVDRVARAITRFLLQEKKSRPAPVGGSKPAAARPSHPGAVVIGYDTRFQSDRFAECAAQAAAATGAKVLLADRFVTTPMVSLAVKRLGAAGGIVVTASHNPPIYNGLKVKASYGGPAIGNMIQKIELNYARMPKRPPTKPGVAPIKLIDLTNVYADYLNEVIQWEPIKKLSLRLAVDYMYGAGQRYFSRFVQGHVSEVIELRADCNPGFNGVAPEPLEHKLETLKKTVVEHRLDAGFAFDGDADRIAAVDDLGRYVDSHRIFALLLEYLWNHKKIRGKVGKTFSSTSMVDKIAKKLGATVKETPIGFKHICEQMLKDDVFIGGEESGGVGMKHHMMERDGFFCALLLLEYSAISGRKLSQLVDDLHNRFGPHHFTREDVHWQKLTVPRERLYASLKKKLGTQIAGRKIERMDDMDGLKVFFDNGDWLLFRFSGTEPTLRIYAEMSQPSQLTESIAQAKVIVAKL
- a CDS encoding HAD family hydrolase — translated: MRPTTIGLDFVETLYSVDTQNLPEVEFGGRPFRSTIPLTFELVRAQARDLTLDRYCQAVFEAYRDAEVEREATSREILSDDIYRKIVRSVLPAGTAEDLALEVGRLHRTHLATALVLPREHVAMLKQLRERFALGVISNFDSTSVVETVLRRDGIADLFAAVVISAEVGWRKPHARIFQTFTDRLGVEPSEVLFVGDHYRYDVVGARKAGMQAVWLGKSGDHGMPPESDRASTLAALTELPAYIDSLS